ATCGCTGTTTATAAATTAATACAATTAAAATGCGGTTGTTGTACGCAGCACTGGTTTAATTGGGTAAACTAGTGACTGAAATTATTATTCGCCATGATTCGAGAGGTTACTGTGGCTTTGTTAATTACCTATATGCTGTTAGCTATAGGCATTTCGTTTGTATGTTCAATAATGGAAGCGGTATTACTAAGTATTACCCCAAGCTATGTCGCCAGTTTAAAAAAGCAAAAACCAAAACTTGCTGCGCGCATTAACTCATTAAAAGAAAAAGTAGATCAGCCGTTAGCGGCGATTCTTACTTTAAATACGGTTGCGCACACAGCCGGTGCTGCAGGTGTAGGTGCTCAAGCTGCCGCGGTATTTGGTGATGCGGCAATTGGTATTGCTTCTGCGGTAATGACACTACTGGTGTTAGTGCTGTCTGAAATTATTCCAAAAACGTTAGGTGCAAACTATTGGCGTCAGCTTACGCCAATTGTATCGTCGTCACTTGTAGTAATGGTTCGCTTATTAAAGCCGTTTATTTGGCTTTCAGACATCATTACCAAAATGCTCGGCAGCAAGCAAAGCGAAAGCCACTATATTCGTGCTGAAATTGAAGCGATGGCTGAAATGGGTAGCGAAGCAGGTGCACTTCATCAAGAAGAAAGCGAGCTAATTCGCAGCCTTTTAAAATTCCGCCATTTAAAGTTGGATACCTTGTTAACTCCGCGCACAGTATTGTTTAAAGTACACAAAGACTTAACAGTAGATGAGTATCTTAAACAACACGGTAGCGTAGCATTTTCACGCGTACTCGTGTTTGACCAAGATTCTGACGACATCATTGGTTTTGTGCACAAAAATGACATCATGCTGGCATATCACCGCCTTGGTGAAGATTACAAAATTGCTAAGCTAGTTAAGCCAATTTATACCGTGCCTGAAACCCTGCACGTTCACACTTTGCTACATACGTTATTAGAAAAACGCATTCATATCAGCCTAATCGTAGATGAATACGGTGATGTACAAGGTATTGTGACGTTAGAAGACATGATTGAAAGCCTAATGGGTATGGAAATTGTGGATGAGCGCGACCAAACCTTTAACATGCAGACCATGGCTAAGGAAAAATGGCAACAACGCGTTGATAATCATGAAAACCTGATTAAAAATGATGAACATGGTGTAGAGAGCAAATCTCCTGTAGTTGACAAAAAGTCGCTTAGCGATGAGTGTAACTAAGCTACAACATCATTTTGTGAACCTCGCTAAGCGTTTAAATGCTTGGCGAGGCATTATGGTTTTATTTGCCATTACGTGCGGAGCCTTGTTAGGTGCTTCGCTACTACTAGACAATCCACAAATGAACAACTACCAAGTGAGCTTTATTTTGCTACTTGGCTGGAGTTTGCTCGGTTACTTTTTTATCGCCAGCTTTAGCTTGTATGATGGGCATATTCCCGCCGATGCATCATGGTTCTCACGTGTTAAACATAAATTAGCTAAGATCTTTATTAGAATTCTTACTCTAATTTTCATACTGATGGTCGCTGTTACCCTATATTTAACGCTTCGCTTAATAAGTGTTTTCAGTAATTAAATTTTAAATTGAATGTAATATTTAATTTCTGCGTTTAAATTGGATTTTTTAATCTAATTAGTCCTGCATTTGTGAAATATAAACCACAAAAAACCTGTTAAAACCGTCTAAGATCTCCGCGATTTATAATTCATCATCTGCGAGCGTGTTATGACGAAAGTAAACAACCAGAATCTGCTGCAATTGCGTTTTATTGAGCAAGCATTTATCGAGCAGCTAAAACCTTCTTTTGATAACTTACCGGCAAACCCATATGCCGACGGTGCATTTCGTTTACGCCGTTACTCTGTAATTAAACTTGTTGATGGCAAATTAAGCCTGCAACCAACTAAAGCATTTGTTCAAGATGACTCAATTAACCAATTCCAAGGCAACATTGAACGTACTTACGAAAACCTTGAAGAGTCGCTGTTAGCGACTGACGGTATGCAGCATTTAGTTAACCAATTTATCGAAATGTCAGGTATTGCTAGCGATACTGATATCGAAATTCATCAGTTCCGCATGTTAGCTATTGATGCAGACACGCCACCTGCACCAGAAGGTGTTCATCAAGATGGTTTTGACCATGTTTGTGTTGCTGGCGTGTCACACAGCAATATTGAAGGTGGTGAGCTACTAGTTTACGAATCACGCGATGCAGAGCCATGTTTCAAAATGGAAATTAAAGATGGCATGTTTGCCATGGTGAATGACCGTCAGGTATGGCACAACGCGACACCAATGAACAAAATCGACAACGATAAAGTAGGTTACCTAGACTGCTTTGTATTAACAGCGTAGGAACGGATAATGCAATTAACTAAAATCCGTAAGCAGTTTCCAGCGTTAATGCAGGAAGTAGCTGGTAAATCACCGGTATTTTTAGATGGCCCAGGTGGCTCACAAGTACCGCAAAGTGTTTTAACTGCCATGTCAGCTTATTTAGGTCGTTATAATTCAAACTTAGGTGGCGCATTTTTCTCAAGCCACCAAACGGTTGACCTAGTAAATAAAGCACGCGAAAGTGCAGCAACATTGTTAAATGCACCAAGCAAAGAGCAAATTGTGTTTGGCCCGAATATGACCAGCCTTACCTTTAGCTTTAGCCGTGCAATTAGCCGTGATTGGCAAGCGGGAGACGAAATTATCGTAACTAATGCAGATCACTTCTCAAATGTATCTAGCTGGCAGCAAGCAGCAGACGATAAAGGCGTAAAAGTTCACGCATTAGAAGTGGATACCGCAGACTGTAGCCTTGATTTAGTGCAGTTAAAATCATTACTCAATGAAAAGACTAAGCTTGTTGCTGTAACTTACGCATCAAACACTACAGGTACTATCAACGATATTAAAGCGATTGTTGATATGGCACACCAAGTAGGTGCGCTAGTGTATGTTGATGCTGTGCATTATGCACCGCACATGCTGGTGGATGTACAAGCACTTGATTGTGACTTTTTAGCGTGTTCTGCATATAAATTCTTTGGCCCACACTTAGGCATGGTTTACGGTAAACGTGAACACTTAGAAGGTTTTACGCCATATAAAGTAGAACCAGCAACCGATTTAATTCCTGGTCGTTGGGAAACGGGTACGCAGAGCTTTGAAGCAATGGCAGGTTTTATTCAAGCTGTTGAATACATAGCAAGCTTAAGCGAGCTGGCTGAAAGCGAGCCACTGCGCACGCGTTTAGAAGTGGCTTTTGCTAATGCTAAACAGCATGAAGATGCGCTTTCTAAGTACTTCCTTGAGCGTATCGCAAAGTATAAATCAGTAACCTTATACGGTATTTCTGATCTGTCTCGTTTAGCTGAGCGTACACCTACCTTTGCAATTACCATTGCGGGTGTAACACCACGCCAAGTGTCCGAGCACTTAGGTAAAGAGCATATTTGTGTGTGGGACGGTAACTTCTACGCCAAAGGCTTATGCCAACAGCTTAACGTGTTAGATAACGGCGGTGTTATTCGCATTGGTTGTATGCACTACAACACAATCGAAGAACTAGAACGCTTCTTTGATGTATTAGAGCCACTACTTGCATAAGTAAGCCAATACATAAACGTGAAAAAGGGTAACTCAGTTACCCTTTTTTATTGGATAATACCAGCAGCAAATTAAATAACCCGAACTCGATTAAATAGATTAGAGCCAACTTGAAGTTAACCAGCTTTAAATACAAAACCCGCAAAGGGCCAGACTATCGCCATGGCGAACAAGTGTCGTTTTTAGATATAAAACACACCTTTGGCATGGGGAATATTCGAGTGGGTAGCTGGGTAACGCGCGAAGAAAGAGATCTTGCCGCTAATTTAGTATTCGATGCACTGGCTGATTTAGCTTACATATTGGCATTACCGCCACAAGCAATGGGGTTGCGTGGCAACTTAAACCTTGCCTTTGGTAGTGGTGGACGAAAGGGCGTGCAAGCGCATTATGCCCCTCATTATCGCGAGCTGGCACTGGCTAAAAACGCAGGAGCAGGGGCGCTTGCCCACGAGTTTTGGCATGCCTTTGATCATTACATCGCCGACAAAGCTTTTGATATTAATGATGCAGAGCTCTTGCCAAACCGCATTTTATTCGCCAGCGACTGCTGGCTGAAAAACAAAACACAAATTGCCCACCCGTTAAATGATCGCCTAATAAATATTTTTAGCGCCATGCTGTTAAGCGACGACGGCCAAGATAAAAACGACTTTGTCGCCCGCAGTGTAAAAGCCGACTTAGCCTTATCAAGAAACTACTTTTCACTGCCCACCGAAATGATGGCGCGGGCTTTTGAAGCAGCAGTAGAGACTTGCCCTGATATTGAAAACAGCTATTTGGTCGCGGGCACAACCAACCCAGATGTAATGCCAGTGTTTCCAGACTTAACCCATCGACAAAGGATTTATGAGGCGTTGTTAGCGTATTTTAAGCCCTTGGGGATGGCATTGAGTAAGTGAGCTGGCTTTTGCTTTTTTAGCTTCGCCTCCCTGCATTTATCTTGCGCCATCCATGGCGCACTCGTTCATTCTTTTTAAAACGGCCAAAAAGAACGAACCAAGAAAAAGCCGCCCCGAAATCAAACTGATTCCTCAAAGAATAAATTGAAATGAACGCAAACAGTATGCAATCGCCATCCATGGCTCAAGCATACTTTTGCCAGCATCCATGCTGGCAATTGCTCTTCAATTTAATCTTTTCTGGTTTGATTTAAGGGGTGAGGGAGTGAAGCTAAGCAATGCATTTAACAATCACGATATTCTCATTATTTTATTGAGCTGGTTTCCTATTTTTTGTCACTATTTGTGTTTGGCATCATTGCAGCCGCACCAGAATTGTTATTTTGTGTTGTTTGAGCGCTAGTCTTTGCCTGTAAGCTAACTGCTCCCTGAAAGCTATCTTGAAAGCTGGTAGCTTGTTGATAGCTTCTTGTTAAATCGACAGCTTGATTAAAACTTTCATTTGCACGAGTTGCCTGTTTTTCAATAGTTTTGCTCCTATTAGCTTCTTTTGTCATTTTCTTTCCGCCTTTTAAAAAAAGTGTAGATGAAGTCGAGACGCCTAAACATACCGACATAATAATTGCCAAATAGAAAGTCCTTATAGCCCATGTATCCAATTGTGTTAAAACATGTTGTTTTACAGCTACATCTTTTTCTTGCGCCAAGTCCACAATGAAATCAGCATTTTTTCCAAATAAGGTAACAATACAGAAAATTGAAGCTAAAAAGCTTATCGTAGCAACAGAAAAAACGCCATATCGTAATGGTTAAGAGTGTCAGATAGCTTTAACAATGTAATTAAAAAACCAATTCCAGCGACCGAAAGAGTTAAAATGCTCTTATCTTTCTCCATAGTGGTATTGTAAAACGATGAATAAGATTGACTTTTAAATTCTACAGCATATAACCTTTGTAAATCCTGATCAGAAATACTGTTTTCTATTTTTTCTGGCTCAGAATTTTCTGGTATTTTTTCTTTAACTTCTTTGTTTATAACTTTACAGAAAATATTCACATTACTCCCTTTTGAACATCGACGCTGCATTGAATGATTGGGTATTTTCCGCCAACAACCTTCACGCTTACAACTTTCTATCTTTTTATCAAATATTATAAATTATTGCCAATTATGAATTTTTATTACTTGGTCTAAATTTACACTTTTAAATAAAAGGTGTGCAGTATAGTTTGTGATGATGGGAAAATATAAAAAAGTGAATGTAACAATATTCACAGAAGTTGAATTTGTGCCATTTCCCCCTTTTATCAAACCTGAATAAGGGATTTAAATGAATAATGCGAGACAGGGAGCGAAGCGGTCGAGCAAGCCATGTACAACAGGGATGTTGCTTCATGGCGTTTATGTTCACATTTAAATATCTTTTGAAGATTAGTTTGATTTTTAGGGGCGGCTTTTTCTTGGTTCGTTCTTTTTGGCCGTTTAAAAAGAATGAACGAGTGCGTCATGGATGACGCAAGATAGATGCAGGGAGGCAAGTGCTTTAATTACAATTCAAAGATGATGCTGCTAGCACGATAACTAGGCTATCAATTCACTCTAGGGTCAAAAGTAAATAAATAGCCAAGCAAATGAAACTTAAAATCGAACCCTTTACCCAAACGATATCGGTTTTCTACCCGTTTTTTTATCTTTGGCTTTTGCGCTTTTAGCGGCTGGTTTTTTATCTGCTTTTTTCGCTTTTGCAGGTGACGGATTATTCGCTGGAGTTGCTGCTTTTGGTTCTTCAATCACCTCTGGTACTGGCTGATATTCAACTGCGTCATCATCTTGAACGTCGTTTTCAAATGACTCGCTTTCTTGGTAGTCACTCTCAGCGCTTTCGCCTGAAAATTCGGCAACTTGGAACAGTTGGCCGTCGAATTCTACCGTGTCACCTGCGTATACTTTTTTGCGTTTTTGTAGGCAAATTTCACCATTAAGAGCAACATAGCCGTCGGCAATTAGCATTTTTGCTTGGCCGCCAGACTCAACAAGGTCGAGTAGCTTTAATAAGTTACATAATTCAATCGGTTGCTCTTCAAGTTCAACAACAAAAGCTTGTGACATGGATAAATCTCTTAACTGGTTTCGCTGGCTATTGTATCAAACTTATAGGTGCGGTCGAGTTCGCTGATGCCTAAACCTGACTTTTTACGCACTTTAATTTGCACTGGTATGCGCTCTTTCATCGCATCGATATGGCTTATTACGCCAATGGTTTTGCCGCTGGCATTTAGGTTATCGAGCGCATCAAGGGCGATATCGAGGGTTTCTTTATCAAGTGTGCCAAAACCTTCATCTAGAAACAGTGAGTCAATACTCACTTTATGACTAACCAAATCTGAAAGCGCGAGCGCCAAAGCTAGGCTCACTAAAAAGCTTTCACCGCCAGATAGGGTGTTGGTATCGCGCACTTGCTCGCCTTGCCAAAGGTCGATAATTTGCATTTCTAACGACTGATCTTCTTTGCGTTTTAATAGGTAGCGGCCAGTGAGCTTTTCAAGTTGTCGATTGGCAAGGTAAATCAAATTATCAAGCGTTAGCCCTTGGGCAAATTTTCTAAACTTATCGCCTTTTTGCGAGCCAATTAAACCGTGTAAATAATGCCAATCTTGATATTCGCGGTTTAGTAAATCGAGCTCGTGTTTTAAATCTTTAAGTTTGTCTTGTCGCGCTGTATTTTCATTAATTTGGTTGCTCAGTAACCCC
This region of Pseudoalteromonas spongiae UST010723-006 genomic DNA includes:
- a CDS encoding CNNM domain-containing protein, translated to MALLITYMLLAIGISFVCSIMEAVLLSITPSYVASLKKQKPKLAARINSLKEKVDQPLAAILTLNTVAHTAGAAGVGAQAAAVFGDAAIGIASAVMTLLVLVLSEIIPKTLGANYWRQLTPIVSSSLVVMVRLLKPFIWLSDIITKMLGSKQSESHYIRAEIEAMAEMGSEAGALHQEESELIRSLLKFRHLKLDTLLTPRTVLFKVHKDLTVDEYLKQHGSVAFSRVLVFDQDSDDIIGFVHKNDIMLAYHRLGEDYKIAKLVKPIYTVPETLHVHTLLHTLLEKRIHISLIVDEYGDVQGIVTLEDMIESLMGMEIVDERDQTFNMQTMAKEKWQQRVDNHENLIKNDEHGVESKSPVVDKKSLSDECN
- a CDS encoding 2OG-Fe dioxygenase family protein, giving the protein MTKVNNQNLLQLRFIEQAFIEQLKPSFDNLPANPYADGAFRLRRYSVIKLVDGKLSLQPTKAFVQDDSINQFQGNIERTYENLEESLLATDGMQHLVNQFIEMSGIASDTDIEIHQFRMLAIDADTPPAPEGVHQDGFDHVCVAGVSHSNIEGGELLVYESRDAEPCFKMEIKDGMFAMVNDRQVWHNATPMNKIDNDKVGYLDCFVLTA
- a CDS encoding cysteine desulfurase-like protein — its product is MQLTKIRKQFPALMQEVAGKSPVFLDGPGGSQVPQSVLTAMSAYLGRYNSNLGGAFFSSHQTVDLVNKARESAATLLNAPSKEQIVFGPNMTSLTFSFSRAISRDWQAGDEIIVTNADHFSNVSSWQQAADDKGVKVHALEVDTADCSLDLVQLKSLLNEKTKLVAVTYASNTTGTINDIKAIVDMAHQVGALVYVDAVHYAPHMLVDVQALDCDFLACSAYKFFGPHLGMVYGKREHLEGFTPYKVEPATDLIPGRWETGTQSFEAMAGFIQAVEYIASLSELAESEPLRTRLEVAFANAKQHEDALSKYFLERIAKYKSVTLYGISDLSRLAERTPTFAITIAGVTPRQVSEHLGKEHICVWDGNFYAKGLCQQLNVLDNGGVIRIGCMHYNTIEELERFFDVLEPLLA
- a CDS encoding CLCA_X family protein, coding for MKLTSFKYKTRKGPDYRHGEQVSFLDIKHTFGMGNIRVGSWVTREERDLAANLVFDALADLAYILALPPQAMGLRGNLNLAFGSGGRKGVQAHYAPHYRELALAKNAGAGALAHEFWHAFDHYIADKAFDINDAELLPNRILFASDCWLKNKTQIAHPLNDRLINIFSAMLLSDDGQDKNDFVARSVKADLALSRNYFSLPTEMMARAFEAAVETCPDIENSYLVAGTTNPDVMPVFPDLTHRQRIYEALLAYFKPLGMALSK
- a CDS encoding RNA-binding S4 domain-containing protein, which encodes MSQAFVVELEEQPIELCNLLKLLDLVESGGQAKMLIADGYVALNGEICLQKRKKVYAGDTVEFDGQLFQVAEFSGESAESDYQESESFENDVQDDDAVEYQPVPEVIEEPKAATPANNPSPAKAKKADKKPAAKSAKAKDKKTGRKPISFG